One genomic window of Panicum hallii strain FIL2 chromosome 6, PHallii_v3.1, whole genome shotgun sequence includes the following:
- the LOC112896773 gene encoding wall-associated receptor kinase 3-like: protein MRKAASRGFAASAAIVGTVLLLLGGAAPAAAATTGPGRNNCTRSCGGTDIPYPFGVEPGCYHAAWFNLTCDRSFQPPKLFLGDGTVQVLEISVPNGTVRINSSRLLHTVIGAGASAASGLWGRGLPLGGPFFLSESRSSVALVGCGALVQLRGGDDGSLIASCAAVCPLDGDRRIVVESSGACAGVGCCQASIVLGYDSYNIQVNKLNASAYAEAAVYLVDKGISYADEVAGSVYGYFPEALPATLDWVINHTGCPSVYRDGVASECVSSSSRCVDAGNNVPDRGRRCACGIGYQGNPYILDGCQDIDECKSPDIYPCYGICTNVLGSFICECPSGYYGNASAPDGCQDINECLNQEAYSCYGTCLNVPGAFHCQCPTGTDGNSSRKGGCVTIKNSSPVSGLGIGLGVSGGTSLLLLAFGAPFIIRKLKQRKVKKMKEKYFNQNHGLLLQQMISHKADIGERMIITLRELEKATDNFDRSRVVGGGGHGVVFKGILDLHVVAVKRSKIVVQREIDEFINEVAVLSQVNHRNVVKLLGCCLETEVPLLVYEFISNGTLYHHLHVEGPVSLRWDDRIRIALEVARALSYLHSAASMPIFHRDIKSSNILLDDNLTAKVSDFGASRYIPIDQTGITTAIQGTIGYLDPMYYYTGRLTDKSDVFSYGVLLIELLTRKKPFGYRSDGGDGIVSYFVSLLTKGKLFDIIDPQVIEEEDGEVQEVATLAAMCTKLKGEDRPTMREVEMTLENLLLVKKKHVPWNTKSRKYGDDETMAHWMSTEQVSTEVSRQYIIEEETLSSAR from the exons ATGAGGAAGGCAGCTAGTAGAGGATTTGCAGCCTCGGCTGCCATTGTCGGCAcagtactgctgctgctcggcggcgcggcaccagcggcggcggcgaccaccGGCCCGGGGAGGAACAACTGCACCAGGAGCTGCGGTGGCACTGACATCCCGTACCCGTTCGGCGTCGAGCCCGGGTGCTACCACGCCGCCTGGTTCAACCTCACCTGCGACCGCTCCTTCCAGCCGCCGAAGCTGTTCCTGGGCGACGGCACCGTGCAGGTGCTGGAGATCTCCGTCCCCAACGGCACGGTGCGCATCAACAGCAGCCGGCTGCTGCACACGGTCATCGGCGCCGGGGCCAGCGCCGCGAGCGGGCTGTGGGGCCGGGGCCTCCCGCTCGGCGGGCCCTTCTTCCTGTCCGAGTCCAGGAGCAGCGTCGCGCTGGTGGGCTGCGGCGCCCTGGTCCAGCTCCGCGGCGGGGACGATGGCAGCCTGATCGCCTCCTGCGCTGCCGTCTGCCCGCTCGACGGCGACCGCCGGATCGTCGTCGAGTCCAGCGGCGCCTGCGCCGGCGTCGGCTGCTGCCAGGCGAGCATCGTCCTGGGCTACGACTCCTACAACATCCAGGTCAACAAGCTCAACGCATCAGCTTACGCCGAAGCTGCCGTCTACTTGGTTGACAAGGGGATTAGCTACGCCGACGAGGTCGCCGGCAGTGTCTACGGCTACTTTCCTGAGGCGCTCCCGGCCACGCTCGACTGGGTGATCAACCACACAGGGTGCCCGTCTGTATACAGGGACGGAGTCGCCAGCGAATGCGTCAGCTCCAGCAGCAGATGCGTCGACGCAGGTAATAATGTTCCCGATCGTGGGCGTCGGTGCGCCTGCGGTATTGGCTATCAAGGCAACCCTTACATCCTGGATGGATGCCAAG ATATCGACGAATGTAAGTCTCCAGACATCTACCCATGTTATGGCATCTGCACAAATGTATTAGGGTCTTTTATTTGTGAGTGCCCTTCTGGGTATTACGGAAATGCTTCTGCCCCAGATGGATGCCAAG ACATAAACGAGTGTTTGAACCAGGAAGCCTACTCGTGCTATGGCACCTGCCTAAACGTGCCTGGAGCTTTCCACTGTCAATGTCCAACTGGAACCGATGGAAATTCTTCCAGAAAAGGGGGATGCGTTACAATAAAGAACTCATCCCCAG TTTCAGGTTTAGGCATCGGGCTAGGAGTATCTGGTGGTACAAGTCTTTTGCTTCTAGCATTTGGTGCTCCCTTCATAATTCGGAAACTCAAGCAGAGAAAGGTGAAGAAGATGAAAGAGAAATATTTCAACCAAAATCATGGTTTATTATTGCAGCAAATGATATCGCATAAGGCGGACATTGGCGAAAGGATGATAATTACATTAAGGGAGCTGGAGAAGGCTACAGACAATTTTGATAGATCTCGCGTAGTTGGTGGTGGAGGACATGGTGTTGTGTTCAAAGGAATTCTAGATCTGCATGTCGTGGCAGTCAAGAGATCAAAGATTGTAGTGCAAAGAGAAATTGATGAATTCATAAATGAAGTTGCGGTTCTTTCTCAAGTGAACCATAGAAATGTCGTGAAGCTTTTAGGATGTTGCCTTGAGACAGAGGTTCCACTACTAGTTTATGAGTTCATATCGAATGGAACTCTTTATCATCATCTTCACGTTGAAGGACCTGTATCACTTAGATGGGATGACAGGATACGGATTGCACTAGAAGTGGCTAGAGCGCTCTCCTATCTACATTCAGCAGCCTCAATGCCAATATTTCATAGAGATATTAAGTCCTCGAATATACTTCTGGATGACAATTTAACTGCCAAGGTATCAGACTTTGGAGCTTCAAGATATATCCCAATTGATCAGACAGGTATAACTACAGCGATTCAAGGTACAATTGGTTACTTAGACCCAATGTACTATTACACAGGCCGACTAACAGACAAGAGTGATGTCTTCAGCTACGGGGTTCTTCTTATAGAATTGCTTACAAGGAAGAAACCATTTGGGTATAGATCTGATGGTGGTGATGGCATTGTTTCATATTTTGTCTCACTATTGACGAAAGGCAAATTGTTTGATATAATAGATCCTCAAGTTATAGAGGAAGAAGACGGAGAAGTCCAAGAAGTAGCCACACTGGCAGCAATGTGTACTAAACTGAAGGGAGAAGATCGGCCTACAATGAGAGAAGTAGAGATGACACTTGAGAATCTATTACTAGTTAAGAAGAAACATGTTCCGTGGAATACAAAATCAAGAAAATATGGCGATGATGAAACTATGGCTCACTGGATGTCAACCGAACAAGTTTCTACTGAAGTAAGTAGGCAATATATAATTGAAGAGGAAACATTGTCATCAGCAAGGTAG